One segment of Streptomyces roseifaciens DNA contains the following:
- a CDS encoding DNA-3-methyladenine glycosylase family protein: protein MTTRTWIPPGPYDLGRTLGVLARGPGDPAFRTGPDGSVWRATRTPEGPGTLHVTDRGGRIHAEAWGPGAVWLLETLPALLGAEDDPAAFAPRHHLVHEAHRRHPGLRLARTGLVLESLIPSVLEQKVTSDEAYRAWRLLLQQHGEPAPGPAPRMRVMPSARGWAMIPSWDWHKAGVDGKRSATIVRAARVAARLEEAAAMDDAQASRRLQAVPGIGPWTAAETLQRSNGSPDAVTVGDLHLPKIIGYALTGARGTDDEAMLGLLSPYEGQRHRACRLILLTGTRPPRRAPRFSVNDIRAL from the coding sequence ATGACCACCCGCACCTGGATCCCACCGGGCCCGTACGACCTGGGCCGCACGCTGGGCGTCCTGGCGCGGGGCCCGGGCGACCCGGCGTTCAGGACGGGGCCGGACGGCTCGGTGTGGCGGGCGACCCGCACCCCGGAGGGCCCCGGCACGCTCCACGTGACCGACCGGGGCGGACGCATCCACGCGGAGGCGTGGGGGCCGGGCGCGGTCTGGCTCCTGGAGACGCTCCCCGCCCTCCTGGGCGCCGAGGACGACCCGGCGGCGTTCGCCCCCCGCCACCACCTGGTCCACGAGGCGCACCGCCGCCACCCCGGCCTCAGGCTGGCCCGCACGGGCCTGGTCCTCGAATCGCTGATCCCGTCCGTCCTCGAACAGAAGGTCACCAGCGACGAGGCGTACCGGGCCTGGCGGCTCCTCCTGCAGCAGCACGGCGAACCGGCCCCGGGCCCGGCCCCGCGGATGCGGGTCATGCCGAGCGCGCGCGGCTGGGCGATGATCCCGTCCTGGGACTGGCACAAGGCGGGCGTGGACGGCAAGCGCTCGGCGACGATCGTCCGGGCGGCCCGGGTGGCGGCGCGCCTGGAGGAGGCGGCCGCCATGGACGACGCACAGGCGTCGCGACGCCTTCAGGCGGTCCCGGGCATCGGCCCGTGGACGGCGGCCGAGACGCTCCAGCGCAGCAACGGCTCCCCCGACGCCGTCACGGTCGGCGACCTGCACCTCCCGAAGATCATCGGCTACGCCCTCACCGGCGCCAGGGGCACGGACGACGAGGCCATGCTCGGCCTCCTGAGCCCGTACGAGGGCCAGCGGCACCGGGCGTGCCGCCTGATCCTCCTGACGGGCACGAGACCCCCGAGAAGGGCGCCCCGCTTCTCGGTGAACGACATCAGGGCGCTGTAG
- a CDS encoding sugar phosphate nucleotidyltransferase has product MTEAILLVGGKGTRLRPLTMNTPKPMVPAAGVPFLTHQLARARAAGVEHIVLATSYLAEVFEPYFGDGSDLGLHLEYVTEEEPLGTGGAIRNVASKLHSAPDEPVLIFNGDILTGLDIEALVSTHRTTGADVSLHLTRVEDPRAFGLVPTDETGRVTAFLEKPQTPEEIVTDQINAGAYVFNRAVIDTIPAGRPVSVERETFPGLLASGAHLQGMVDSTYWLDLGTPQAFVRGSADLVLGRAPSPAVPGRCGDRLVLDTAEVAPDAKLTGGTVIGAGARVEPGARVDGSTVLDGAVIEAGAQVRDSLVGAGARIGARTVLDGAVIGDMACIGPDNELRAGARVWCEAEIPASTIRFSSDQ; this is encoded by the coding sequence GTGACAGAAGCCATCCTCCTGGTCGGCGGCAAGGGAACCCGGCTGCGCCCGCTCACGATGAACACGCCCAAACCCATGGTCCCCGCAGCGGGCGTCCCCTTTCTGACGCACCAGCTGGCCCGGGCCCGCGCGGCGGGCGTGGAGCACATCGTGCTCGCCACGTCCTACCTGGCGGAGGTCTTCGAGCCGTACTTCGGCGACGGATCGGACCTCGGCCTGCACCTGGAGTACGTCACCGAGGAGGAACCGCTCGGCACCGGCGGCGCCATCCGCAACGTCGCCTCCAAGCTCCACTCCGCCCCGGACGAGCCCGTCCTGATCTTCAACGGCGACATCCTCACGGGCCTGGACATCGAGGCCCTGGTGTCGACCCACCGCACCACCGGCGCGGACGTCTCCCTGCACCTGACCCGCGTCGAGGACCCGAGGGCCTTCGGCCTGGTCCCGACGGACGAGACGGGGCGGGTGACGGCCTTCCTGGAGAAGCCGCAGACGCCGGAGGAGATCGTCACCGACCAGATCAACGCCGGCGCGTACGTCTTCAACCGGGCGGTCATCGACACGATCCCCGCGGGGCGGCCGGTCTCGGTGGAGCGGGAGACCTTCCCCGGCCTCCTCGCCTCCGGCGCGCACCTGCAGGGCATGGTCGACTCCACGTACTGGCTGGACCTGGGCACGCCGCAGGCCTTCGTCCGGGGCTCGGCCGACCTGGTCCTGGGCCGGGCGCCGTCCCCCGCGGTCCCCGGCCGCTGCGGCGACCGGCTGGTCCTGGACACCGCCGAGGTCGCCCCGGACGCCAAGCTCACCGGCGGCACGGTCATCGGCGCCGGCGCGCGCGTGGAGCCGGGCGCCCGGGTCGACGGCAGCACGGTGCTGGACGGCGCGGTCATCGAGGCGGGCGCCCAGGTCCGGGACTCGCTGGTGGGCGCAGGGGCGCGCATCGGGGCGCGCACGGTGCTGGACGGCGCGGTGATCGGGGACATGGCCTGCATCGGGCCGGACAACGAGCTGCGGGCAGGGGCCCGCGTCTGGTGCGAGGCGGAGATCCCGGCGTCGACGATCAGGTTCTCGTCGGACCAGTAG
- a CDS encoding peptidoglycan recognition protein produces MRGILVSTTVTACAAALTLPFLAAPSSASQSTHDPGLTSRSVPGSTQSLPLVPLHGRSRTAGPEPTSEQGLPQLEVKPFSLVGIVWDDAAAELRGHAQVRTRPVGSRDWAGWQEISTHDDDRPDSDSAEGRAGRLRGSTAPLWVGASDAIQVRVRPEAATATTGRTPAGALPSGLRLELVDPGADRTRSAAPPVPSENELAASAANVPLAPLGATEIPALGKPESEGDIEYTGTGELQVDDEESGGEQGGGDGYDPEDYGRPGSSVDDGGVDGRYVGPRPRIVTRAGWAADESLRESGFAYTGTVRAAFVHHTASGNRYSCSQSASVIRGIYRYHVVSSGWRDLGYNFLIDKCGTIYEGRAGGVARPVKGAHTLGFNSSSMGIAVLGTYGTTNPSTAAVDAVADLTAWKLGLFGANPAGTASLVSGGGNLFKKGTKVKLKAISGHRDGFATECPGARLYGKLGTARSVAARLQGR; encoded by the coding sequence ATGCGTGGAATCCTTGTCTCGACGACCGTGACCGCCTGCGCCGCCGCCCTCACCCTGCCCTTCCTCGCCGCCCCCTCCTCCGCCTCGCAGTCCACCCACGACCCGGGCCTCACCTCGCGCTCCGTGCCCGGCAGCACCCAGTCGCTGCCGCTGGTCCCGCTGCACGGCAGGAGCCGCACGGCGGGCCCCGAGCCCACCTCGGAGCAGGGCCTGCCCCAGCTGGAGGTCAAGCCCTTCTCGCTGGTCGGCATCGTCTGGGACGACGCCGCGGCCGAACTCCGCGGCCACGCCCAGGTGCGCACCCGCCCCGTCGGCAGCCGGGACTGGGCCGGCTGGCAGGAGATCTCGACCCACGACGACGACCGCCCCGACAGCGACTCGGCCGAGGGCCGCGCAGGGCGGCTGCGCGGATCCACCGCGCCCCTGTGGGTCGGCGCCTCCGACGCCATCCAGGTCCGCGTCCGCCCCGAGGCCGCGACGGCCACGACCGGCCGGACCCCGGCCGGAGCCCTACCCTCCGGGCTGCGCCTGGAACTCGTCGACCCCGGCGCCGACCGCACCCGCTCCGCCGCGCCCCCCGTCCCCAGCGAGAACGAGCTCGCCGCCTCCGCCGCCAACGTCCCGCTCGCGCCCCTCGGCGCCACCGAGATCCCCGCGCTCGGCAAGCCGGAGTCCGAGGGCGACATCGAGTACACCGGCACGGGCGAGCTGCAGGTGGACGACGAGGAGTCCGGCGGGGAGCAGGGCGGCGGTGACGGCTACGACCCGGAGGACTACGGCCGTCCCGGCAGCAGCGTCGACGACGGCGGCGTCGACGGGCGCTACGTCGGCCCGCGCCCGCGCATCGTCACCCGGGCCGGCTGGGCCGCCGACGAGTCCCTGCGCGAGTCCGGCTTCGCCTACACCGGGACCGTCCGCGCGGCCTTCGTCCACCACACGGCATCCGGCAACCGCTACTCCTGCTCACAGTCCGCGTCCGTCATCCGCGGTATCTACCGCTACCACGTTGTGAGCAGCGGCTGGCGGGACCTGGGCTACAACTTCCTCATCGACAAGTGCGGCACCATCTACGAGGGCCGCGCGGGAGGCGTGGCCAGACCCGTCAAGGGCGCGCACACCCTCGGTTTCAACAGCAGCAGCATGGGCATCGCCGTTCTCGGAACGTACGGAACCACCAATCCGTCCACCGCGGCGGTCGATGCGGTGGCGGACCTCACCGCTTGGAAGCTCGGGCTGTTCGGCGCCAACCCGGCCGGCACGGCGAGCCTGGTGTCCGGAGGCGGAAATCTCTTCAAAAAGGGGACCAAGGTCAAGCTCAAGGCCATCTCCGGGCACCGCGACGGCTTCGCCACGGAGTGCCCCGGCGCCCGCCTCTACGGCAAGCTCGGCACCGCCCGCTCCGTCGCGGCCCGCCTCCAGGGCCGCTGA
- a CDS encoding TIGR03089 family protein, whose translation MNATDRTPADLLRSALAADPSRPLVTFYDDATGERVELSVATFANWVAKTANLLQGDLNAEPGDRLALLLPAHWQTAVWLLACSSVGVLADVGGDPAAADLVVSGPDTLEEARACSGERVALALRPLGGRFPQPPAGFTDYAVEVPAQGDRFAPYAPVDPDAPALAVDGLELTGAQLVERARTDAHQHGLGAGSRMLSGLPYGSWDGLSAGLFAPLASGGSVVLCRHLDRLSGGGLDKRRESERVTVTAL comes from the coding sequence ATGAACGCCACCGATCGCACCCCCGCCGACCTGCTGCGATCCGCGCTCGCCGCGGATCCGTCCCGCCCGCTCGTGACCTTCTACGACGACGCCACCGGCGAGCGCGTGGAATTGTCCGTGGCCACCTTCGCCAATTGGGTGGCGAAGACCGCCAATCTCCTCCAGGGCGATCTCAACGCCGAGCCGGGCGACCGGCTCGCCCTGCTGCTGCCCGCCCACTGGCAGACGGCCGTGTGGCTGCTGGCCTGCTCGTCCGTCGGCGTGCTGGCCGACGTCGGCGGCGATCCGGCCGCCGCGGACCTCGTCGTCAGCGGGCCCGACACGCTGGAGGAGGCGCGTGCGTGCTCGGGCGAGCGTGTGGCGCTGGCCCTGCGCCCCCTGGGCGGCCGGTTCCCCCAGCCGCCCGCGGGCTTCACCGACTACGCCGTCGAGGTGCCCGCCCAGGGCGACCGCTTCGCCCCGTACGCCCCGGTCGACCCCGACGCCCCGGCGCTCGCCGTGGACGGGCTTGAGCTGACCGGCGCCCAGCTCGTGGAGCGGGCCCGCACGGACGCCCACCAGCACGGGCTCGGCGCGGGCTCGCGCATGCTCTCCGGGCTGCCCTACGGCTCCTGGGACGGGCTGTCCGCCGGGCTGTTCGCCCCGCTCGCCTCAGGCGGCTCGGTGGTGCTCTGCCGCCACCTCGACCGGCTCTCCGGCGGCGGCCTCGACAAGCGCCGGGAGAGTGAGCGCGTCACCGTGACGGCCCTCTGA
- a CDS encoding LCP family protein, with protein sequence MTQSPGRPGPPATPSCSAFFEEPDEPPPAPRRRRRWLRWLALGTALAVLAVVALGWYLYERLNGNIRTDTATADELRRWEKERPTALVKGAQNILIIGSDTRSGAGNGQYGEDSGTQRSDTTILLHVAADRKSSTAVSLPRDLMSMIPRCRRSDGTETNERFAQFNWAFEQAGPACTIRTVEKLSGIRITHHVIVDFSGFKHLVDAVDGVEVCLKQAVDDQEARLKLPAGRQTLNGEQALGYVRARYSLGGGSDTERMGRQQQFLGALFREMQSDGVLLNPTRLYPVLDAATSSLTTDAGLDSLRKMYDLVRTVRTVPSDRAQFLTVPRRPYPYNPNRDELVQPDADQLFRQLREDRPVSVTGNVRAAENKPGDRRPGAGKPGAEEGPDGSEGPGGQVSPEGPGSPEGPSGTGGTTGTGGPAWTPGTGGTGGGPAAPGTPRTPHGVTGRNGTAPPSGGGSSAPASAPAAPAGTAPGTAPPTYEGTTAARGICG encoded by the coding sequence GTGACCCAGAGCCCAGGAAGGCCCGGCCCCCCGGCCACGCCGTCCTGCTCCGCCTTCTTCGAGGAGCCGGACGAGCCGCCGCCCGCGCCCCGTCGGCGCCGCCGCTGGCTGCGCTGGCTCGCTCTGGGCACGGCGCTGGCGGTGCTGGCCGTGGTCGCGCTGGGCTGGTACCTGTACGAACGGCTCAACGGCAACATCCGAACGGACACGGCCACCGCGGACGAGCTGCGGCGCTGGGAGAAGGAGCGCCCCACGGCCCTGGTCAAGGGCGCCCAGAACATCCTGATCATCGGCTCGGACACCCGCAGCGGCGCGGGCAACGGCCAGTACGGCGAGGACAGCGGCACCCAGCGCTCGGACACCACGATCCTGCTGCACGTGGCCGCCGACCGGAAGAGCTCGACCGCCGTCAGCCTCCCGCGCGACCTGATGTCGATGATCCCCCGGTGCCGGCGGTCCGACGGCACCGAGACGAACGAGCGCTTCGCGCAGTTCAACTGGGCGTTCGAGCAGGCGGGCCCGGCCTGCACCATCCGTACGGTCGAGAAGCTCAGCGGCATCCGCATCACCCACCACGTGATCGTGGACTTCAGCGGCTTCAAGCACCTGGTCGACGCGGTGGACGGGGTCGAGGTGTGCCTCAAGCAGGCCGTCGACGACCAGGAGGCGCGGCTGAAGCTGCCGGCCGGCCGCCAGACCCTCAACGGCGAGCAGGCGCTCGGGTACGTCCGGGCCCGCTACAGCCTCGGCGGCGGCAGCGACACCGAGCGGATGGGGCGACAGCAGCAGTTCCTCGGCGCGCTGTTCAGGGAGATGCAGAGTGACGGGGTGCTGCTCAACCCCACCCGGCTCTACCCGGTGCTGGACGCCGCCACGTCCTCGCTCACCACGGACGCCGGGCTCGACTCGCTGCGCAAGATGTACGACCTGGTGCGCACCGTGCGGACCGTCCCGAGCGACCGCGCGCAGTTCCTGACCGTGCCGCGCCGCCCGTACCCGTACAACCCCAACCGGGACGAACTGGTACAGCCGGACGCCGACCAGCTCTTCAGGCAACTGCGCGAGGACCGGCCGGTGTCGGTGACCGGAAACGTCCGGGCGGCGGAGAACAAGCCCGGGGACCGCAGGCCGGGCGCCGGCAAGCCGGGGGCCGAGGAGGGGCCGGACGGATCGGAGGGGCCGGGGGGCCAGGTGAGCCCGGAGGGGCCCGGCAGTCCCGAGGGGCCGTCAGGAACAGGGGGAACCACGGGAACCGGGGGGCCGGCGTGGACGCCGGGCACCGGGGGGACCGGAGGAGGCCCGGCCGCGCCCGGCACTCCTCGCACGCCGCACGGGGTCACCGGCCGGAACGGTACGGCCCCGCCCTCCGGCGGCGGATCCTCCGCGCCCGCGAGCGCCCCGGCGGCCCCCGCCGGCACCGCGCCGGGCACCGCTCCCCCCACCTACGAAGGAACCACGGCCGCACGCGGCATCTGTGGATGA
- a CDS encoding LCP family protein — MDAQGRGRAGGIDPADQWVFDPKTGSYELRLDHADGADPTPGTGSPPSDITDPSDSASSFVPSSKATPSPAPRPKTASGGRREVPGQRVTGRRGGAKAGAKASVKPATGRRKPKPKKSTKKKALLWTGGTLAFILVGGSLGAYLLYEHFNSNLNKVDVGINNGAVIKGPVNILVIGTDKRDGEGNKGYGDEGSVGHADTTLLFHVSEDRSNATALSIPRDMITDIPECTTKKDGKTKTIPGSKGVRFNESLGQEDRDPGCTWRTVEALTGLKVSHFMMADFNAVKRMSSAVGGVEVCLAKDIDDPKSHLKLSKGRHKIEGEDALAFVRTRHSVGFESDLDRIKLQQQFLSSMIREMKSDDTFTNPKKLYNLGDAATKSLTVDSGIGSVSDLTKLAKDLSRVNIKNITFATVPVVDNPAEGKNHKTVVLDRTKADPLFAMVRQDVSLTEVKEKEKKEQEQADAKQAALLQGPRAEPAAVRVKVLNGSGRIGAAQEAVRWMQNSKGIVRSSNGGNGKKADKTVLEFSPAQADQARRIADVMGLSADALKETSGGTAPAEMTLTLGSDFKGAGTPVNAPAPAKAPEGIQKVEADDKNICAK; from the coding sequence GTGGACGCGCAAGGCCGTGGGCGGGCGGGCGGTATCGACCCCGCCGACCAGTGGGTCTTCGACCCCAAAACCGGCAGCTACGAGCTGCGTCTCGACCATGCCGACGGGGCGGATCCGACCCCGGGCACGGGCTCTCCCCCCTCGGACATCACCGATCCCTCCGACTCGGCCAGCTCCTTCGTGCCGTCCTCGAAGGCCACCCCGAGCCCGGCACCGCGCCCGAAGACGGCATCCGGCGGGCGGCGCGAGGTGCCGGGCCAGCGGGTCACCGGCCGGCGCGGAGGGGCCAAGGCGGGAGCCAAGGCGTCGGTCAAACCCGCGACGGGCAGGCGCAAGCCCAAGCCCAAGAAGTCCACCAAGAAGAAGGCGCTGCTGTGGACCGGAGGGACGCTGGCCTTCATCCTGGTCGGCGGCTCGCTGGGCGCCTACCTGCTCTACGAGCACTTCAACAGCAACCTGAACAAGGTCGACGTCGGCATCAACAACGGCGCCGTCATCAAGGGCCCCGTCAACATCCTGGTCATCGGCACCGACAAGCGTGACGGCGAGGGCAACAAGGGCTACGGCGACGAGGGCAGCGTCGGCCACGCCGACACCACCCTCCTCTTCCACGTCTCCGAGGACCGGTCGAACGCCACCGCGCTCTCCATCCCGCGCGACATGATCACCGACATCCCGGAGTGCACCACCAAGAAGGACGGGAAGACCAAGACCATCCCCGGCTCGAAGGGCGTCCGCTTCAACGAGAGCCTGGGCCAGGAGGACCGCGACCCCGGCTGCACCTGGCGGACCGTCGAGGCCCTCACGGGGCTGAAGGTCAGTCACTTCATGATGGCCGACTTCAACGCCGTCAAGAGGATGTCGTCGGCGGTCGGCGGCGTCGAGGTGTGCCTGGCCAAGGACATCGACGACCCCAAGTCGCACCTCAAGCTCAGCAAGGGCCGGCACAAGATCGAGGGTGAGGACGCGCTCGCGTTCGTCCGGACCCGGCACAGCGTCGGCTTCGAGAGCGACCTGGACCGCATCAAGCTCCAGCAGCAGTTCCTGAGCTCGATGATCCGCGAGATGAAGTCCGACGACACCTTCACCAACCCCAAGAAGCTCTACAACCTGGGCGACGCGGCCACGAAGTCACTGACCGTCGACTCCGGCATAGGGTCCGTCAGCGATCTGACCAAGCTGGCCAAGGACCTCAGCCGGGTCAACATCAAGAACATCACCTTCGCGACCGTCCCCGTCGTCGACAACCCCGCCGAGGGCAAGAACCACAAGACCGTCGTCCTCGACAGGACGAAGGCCGATCCGCTGTTCGCGATGGTCCGTCAGGACGTCTCCCTCACCGAGGTGAAGGAGAAGGAGAAGAAGGAACAGGAGCAGGCCGACGCCAAGCAGGCGGCCCTGCTGCAGGGTCCCCGTGCGGAGCCCGCGGCCGTCCGGGTCAAGGTCCTCAACGGCAGCGGCAGGATCGGCGCGGCCCAGGAGGCCGTCCGCTGGATGCAGAACAGCAAGGGCATCGTCCGCAGCAGCAACGGCGGCAACGGCAAGAAGGCCGACAAGACGGTCCTGGAGTTCTCCCCCGCCCAGGCCGACCAGGCGCGCCGCATCGCCGACGTGATGGGCCTGTCCGCCGACGCCCTCAAGGAGACCTCCGGCGGCACCGCTCCGGCCGAGATGACCCTCACCCTGGGCTCGGACTTCAAGGGCGCGGGCACCCCCGTCAACGCTCCGGCGCCCGCAAAGGCGCCGGAAGGCATCCAAAAGGTCGAAGCGGACGACAAGAACATCTGCGCCAAGTGA
- a CDS encoding LCP family protein, with translation MRQSSARGPRARKSVPGAREDGGRGARAGDAEAAQEAGTAGSAGSAAKSGDAGKPEKAGKTGKPEKAAIATKADGAGKGGAPVSRRTRAARIARWAALCLAVLVLGVSAAGYFYYQHLNGNLKKDPLNLGDKRLDRSAANAAGQRPLNILLLGSDSRNSAENVALGGAREDAGRKPLADVQMLVHVSADRSNMSVISVPRDTRVTIPKCTDPDDGTVYKETNRQIINTSLMNGGPGCTVAAWEELTGIPIDHFMMIDFAGVVSMADAVGGVPVCVDNNVYDKDSGLRLEKGTHNVKGEQALQWLRTRHGFEDGSDIGRTHAQHMYMNAMVRQLKSGTKLTDPDKLTDLAEAATKALTVDKDLGSVKKLYDLADDLKRVPSGRITMTTMPWVSDPWNPDAHVVPKPGDAEQLFSLVRRDIALDGKDKKKDDKAAAPTAPASPKGSVEVTVFNGTGTATQPVATGRGAEIAAALVKQGFTKATSDSTPKAQADTTLRYAKTSQRADAEALAKALGLPERAVRMSTAVEGLTLVIGGDWRTGTTYPKGDDAADADEKSGKGEKGEKPGKPGDEKAKGDDKPKKEADDKAPESSDPLNGNDTSACMKVNSLNRF, from the coding sequence ATGCGGCAGAGCAGTGCGCGGGGGCCGCGGGCGCGCAAGAGCGTGCCGGGGGCACGCGAAGACGGCGGCAGGGGCGCGCGGGCGGGCGACGCCGAGGCGGCGCAGGAGGCCGGAACGGCCGGGTCTGCCGGGTCGGCCGCGAAGAGCGGAGACGCCGGAAAGCCGGAGAAGGCCGGGAAGACCGGGAAGCCGGAGAAGGCCGCGATAGCCACGAAGGCCGACGGGGCCGGGAAGGGCGGCGCCCCCGTCAGCCGGCGCACCCGCGCCGCCCGAATAGCCCGCTGGGCCGCGCTCTGCCTCGCGGTCCTCGTCCTCGGCGTCTCGGCCGCCGGCTACTTCTACTACCAGCACCTCAACGGCAATCTGAAGAAGGACCCGCTCAACCTCGGCGACAAGCGCCTCGACCGCAGCGCCGCCAACGCCGCGGGCCAGCGCCCGCTGAACATCCTCCTCCTCGGCTCCGACAGCCGGAACTCGGCGGAGAACGTCGCCCTCGGCGGCGCCCGCGAGGACGCCGGGCGCAAGCCGCTCGCCGACGTCCAGATGCTCGTGCACGTCTCGGCCGACCGCAGCAACATGTCGGTCATCAGCGTCCCGCGCGACACCCGGGTCACGATCCCCAAGTGCACCGACCCCGATGACGGGACGGTCTACAAGGAGACGAACCGGCAGATCATCAACACCAGCCTGATGAACGGCGGGCCCGGCTGCACCGTCGCCGCCTGGGAAGAGCTCACCGGCATCCCCATCGACCACTTCATGATGATCGACTTCGCGGGCGTGGTGAGCATGGCCGACGCCGTCGGCGGCGTCCCGGTCTGCGTGGACAACAACGTCTACGACAAGGACTCCGGTCTCCGCCTGGAGAAGGGCACGCACAACGTCAAGGGCGAGCAGGCCCTGCAGTGGCTGCGCACGCGCCACGGCTTCGAGGACGGCAGCGACATCGGCCGCACCCACGCCCAGCACATGTACATGAACGCGATGGTCCGCCAGCTGAAGTCCGGCACCAAGCTCACCGACCCGGACAAGCTCACCGACCTCGCCGAGGCCGCCACCAAGGCGCTCACCGTCGACAAGGACCTCGGCTCGGTCAAGAAGCTCTACGACCTCGCCGACGACCTCAAGCGCGTGCCGTCCGGCCGGATCACCATGACCACCATGCCGTGGGTGTCGGACCCCTGGAACCCGGACGCCCACGTCGTCCCCAAGCCGGGCGACGCGGAGCAGCTGTTCTCGCTCGTCCGCCGCGACATCGCGCTCGACGGCAAGGACAAGAAGAAGGACGACAAGGCCGCCGCGCCGACCGCGCCGGCCTCCCCCAAGGGCTCCGTCGAGGTGACGGTCTTCAACGGCACCGGCACCGCCACCCAGCCCGTCGCCACCGGCCGCGGCGCCGAGATCGCCGCGGCGCTCGTCAAGCAGGGCTTCACCAAGGCCACGTCGGACTCCACGCCGAAGGCCCAGGCCGACACGACGCTCAGGTACGCCAAGACGTCCCAGCGGGCCGACGCCGAGGCCCTGGCCAAGGCCCTCGGGCTGCCGGAGCGGGCGGTGCGGATGTCCACCGCGGTCGAGGGGCTGACCCTGGTGATCGGCGGGGACTGGCGCACGGGGACGACGTACCCCAAGGGCGACGACGCAGCGGACGCGGACGAGAAGAGCGGGAAGGGCGAGAAGGGCGAGAAGCCTGGGAAGCCCGGCGACGAGAAGGCGAAGGGCGACGACAAGCCCAAGAAGGAGGCCGACGACAAGGCCCCCGAGAGCTCGGACCCCCTCAACGGCAACGACACCTCCGCCTGTATGAAGGTGAACTCGCTGAATCGTTTCTGA
- a CDS encoding glycosyltransferase family 2 protein, translated as MSEQQPPAVSVIMPVLNEERHLRTSVRHILEQEYAGELEVVIALGPSTDRTDEIAAELVREDPRVHTVPNPTGRTPAALNAAIKASRHPVVVRVDGHGMLSPDYIATAVRLLDETGAQNVGGIMHAEGENAWEQAVAAAMTSKVGVGNAAFHTGGAAAPAETVYLGVFRREALEQQGGYNEEFIRAQDWELNFRIREAGGLIWFSPELKVSYRPRPSVKALAKQYKDYGRWRHVVARYHQGSINLRYLAAPTAVVAIAAGLVAGAAVTPWGLVVPAGYLAAITAGSVPAGKGLPLKARVQIPVALATMHMSWGFGFLTSPRSLAKKVIASRKEPVRAG; from the coding sequence ATGTCCGAACAGCAGCCGCCCGCCGTTTCCGTGATCATGCCGGTGCTCAATGAGGAGCGGCATCTGCGCACGTCAGTGCGGCACATCCTGGAGCAGGAGTACGCCGGCGAGCTGGAGGTGGTGATCGCCCTCGGCCCGTCCACGGACCGTACGGACGAGATCGCCGCCGAGCTCGTGCGGGAAGACCCCCGGGTCCACACCGTGCCGAACCCCACCGGCCGCACGCCCGCCGCCCTCAACGCCGCGATCAAGGCCTCCCGCCACCCGGTCGTGGTGCGCGTGGACGGCCACGGGATGCTGTCGCCGGACTACATCGCGACGGCCGTGCGCCTGCTCGACGAGACCGGCGCGCAGAACGTCGGCGGCATCATGCACGCCGAGGGGGAGAACGCCTGGGAGCAGGCCGTCGCCGCCGCGATGACCTCCAAGGTCGGCGTCGGCAACGCCGCCTTCCACACCGGAGGCGCCGCCGCCCCCGCCGAGACCGTGTACCTGGGCGTCTTCCGGCGCGAGGCGCTGGAGCAGCAGGGCGGGTACAACGAGGAGTTCATCCGCGCCCAGGACTGGGAGCTGAACTTCCGCATCCGTGAGGCGGGCGGGCTGATCTGGTTCTCGCCGGAGCTGAAGGTCTCCTACCGGCCGCGCCCGAGCGTGAAGGCGCTGGCCAAGCAGTACAAGGACTACGGTCGCTGGCGCCACGTCGTGGCCCGCTACCACCAGGGCTCGATCAACCTGCGCTACCTGGCCGCGCCGACCGCCGTCGTCGCCATCGCCGCGGGTCTCGTGGCCGGCGCCGCCGTCACGCCGTGGGGCCTGGTCGTGCCGGCCGGGTACCTGGCGGCGATCACCGCCGGTTCGGTGCCGGCGGGCAAGGGCCTGCCGCTGAAGGCGCGGGTGCAGATCCCGGTGGCGCTGGCGACGATGCACATGTCGTGGGGCTTCGGCTTCCTGACCAGCCCGCGGTCGCTGGCGAAGAAGGTCATCGCCAGCCGCAAGGAGCCCGTGCGGGCGGGCTGA